The Spirosoma foliorum genome has a window encoding:
- a CDS encoding YfiT family bacillithiol transferase, whose protein sequence is MDDRKFPIGPFVPQDTYSTEELAQLIKIIENSPAAYRELVENLSTTDLAKTYREGSWTVQQLVHHVADIQFVHFLRMKKALTEPDYKVLTLIDMNAWAHTPDATEAPIDDSLVLLDGVTRRYVYLTKSLTEPMLAISYFHPVRQIMISQAQALAMTAWHVQHHLAHIKLALS, encoded by the coding sequence ATGGACGATCGTAAGTTTCCCATCGGGCCTTTTGTTCCGCAAGACACCTATTCTACCGAGGAACTGGCCCAACTAATTAAAATTATTGAAAACAGCCCGGCGGCTTATCGAGAACTGGTCGAAAACCTATCGACAACTGATTTAGCAAAAACATACCGTGAAGGCAGTTGGACGGTACAGCAGTTGGTTCATCACGTGGCTGATATTCAGTTTGTGCATTTTCTTCGCATGAAAAAAGCGTTGACAGAACCCGATTATAAGGTGCTTACGCTCATCGACATGAACGCCTGGGCGCATACGCCCGATGCAACAGAAGCGCCCATTGACGACTCGCTGGTGCTGCTCGATGGAGTCACCCGACGCTACGTTTATCTGACCAAATCCCTAACAGAACCCATGCTGGCCATTTCGTATTTTCATCCAGTTCGGCAGATTATGATTAGCCAAGCTCAGGCTCTGGCCATGACCGCCTGGCACGTTCAACACCATCTGGCCCATATCAAACTGGCGTTATCCTGA
- a CDS encoding DUF11 domain-containing protein: MRSLYYSLAVFITAVSSLFAQSYSPYILTITNSPVCAGQSFQINATYSIPPSGTTVSFRWAGPNSFTSSGSNAISVPASAATAGVYSVTMTYSGTSQGTEISSATVSLGTSKPRASVYDQSFYTRSRSICGPTSLSFVAFPDRTFSSNTATYRWTGPNGFVSTEQNPVVPQGVAGLYIVEATYPNNCGVGKDTVQIYNTTLSVSANSYSTGSNPQPFNTFCPETSAELRATAYPSTGTTVTYQWRGPSGFTSTAQSFTLPSVTTAVAGTYSVTATFSGSCPGTATASQTIQTGQLAVPIGSFRLNTDGSRSSAQTVCPGSNFVVSAYSMAPSSYSATFRWSGPNGFTSNIDSPTLTNATTAMSGLYSVTATLSTGCSGTNSVNMNIGLPTIAVTSATTGSNTALSGTFCPGSSFGVSTTPSLEGLSATYLWNGPNGFSSTSQSFTMTNVTYTMTGTYSVTATLSGACTGAITASKQIQITKPLVSLYSQSTDKASYGNQYCPGTSFDMYPIFFNGPNGFPSSRSTLTYQWSGPNGFTSSAKQPTIPTASTLASGTYNLTVNVSGECSGTYSNAQGITIGKPISYISAYPLAGMSPATDTYCPGATIFLSAYNSIDSTSVASYHWKGPNGFTSSAQRLTLVNATTAMSGVYSLTTVYTGQCAGTRVSFANVIIQSATMQIGVFRSNGGGGGTPPLCLGNTYRLAPNAMAYNSNDVLTQNSYEWTLPDGSTSTSPSLSISSASAANAGLYILKTTFGGACASAITRDTASITVGITAPKIWTSNSFIASGRSTVLYADKCIGSDVQWSDGQMGRSIIVTPNQTTIYTATCLGYEGCVSPPSAPLTVRISDQPETDLSLQLSVNNRIAVIGKPITMTLTINNSSSQEAHNVQIESRLPALMAVVNAGSFQADGTVIRALVTNIPANGSVDLYCEVAPTITGVFRLAAQITGTDNPDPDSAPASGTNDGQDDVAWIDLRTTEPGSTISESPEPNPAYLPSPKVDKIVLPDELVDLSLTTLVSNAAPSLNELITVTLLVDNYNNTRLLSPEVTCLLPAGLTFVDGKGMVATGQQIVLTGGQYFPKWPQAFTFQVQATGPINEPIKARISHCDWEDIDSDPTNGFDTGEDDTAQISLRLK; this comes from the coding sequence ATGCGTTCACTCTACTACTCATTAGCCGTTTTTATAACGGCAGTTTCCTCTCTTTTCGCCCAGTCGTATTCACCTTATATATTGACGATTACAAACAGTCCTGTCTGCGCTGGACAGTCATTTCAAATCAATGCGACTTATTCAATTCCACCGTCTGGTACAACAGTAAGTTTTCGCTGGGCGGGCCCAAACAGCTTCACCAGTTCGGGCTCTAATGCTATAAGTGTACCCGCTTCTGCTGCTACAGCAGGTGTTTATTCCGTAACAATGACGTATTCAGGCACGAGCCAGGGTACTGAAATCTCTTCAGCGACAGTAAGTCTCGGTACCTCAAAACCAAGGGCTTCCGTATATGATCAGTCGTTCTATACACGTAGTCGTTCAATATGTGGTCCAACTAGCTTGTCATTTGTAGCTTTTCCAGATCGAACATTTAGTAGCAACACAGCTACTTATCGCTGGACTGGACCTAATGGTTTTGTGAGCACAGAACAAAACCCGGTAGTACCACAAGGAGTAGCTGGCTTGTACATTGTAGAGGCCACCTATCCTAATAATTGTGGTGTTGGTAAAGATACTGTGCAGATATACAATACCACGCTTTCAGTTAGCGCGAACTCATATTCTACTGGATCAAATCCACAGCCTTTTAATACATTTTGTCCAGAAACATCCGCAGAGCTTCGAGCAACTGCATATCCTTCAACGGGAACAACTGTTACCTATCAGTGGCGAGGTCCGAGCGGTTTTACCAGTACAGCCCAGAGTTTCACATTGCCCAGTGTTACAACCGCTGTAGCTGGCACATATAGCGTAACAGCTACATTTTCTGGCAGCTGCCCAGGAACAGCTACTGCCTCACAAACAATCCAAACAGGTCAGCTGGCTGTCCCAATCGGTTCGTTTCGACTCAATACAGACGGCAGCCGATCGTCGGCACAAACGGTATGCCCTGGTAGTAATTTTGTTGTCAGTGCCTACTCAATGGCTCCTAGTTCCTATTCAGCAACATTTCGCTGGAGTGGGCCTAATGGGTTTACAAGCAACATTGATAGTCCTACCCTCACGAATGCAACAACGGCAATGAGTGGTCTTTACAGCGTAACCGCAACCTTGTCTACTGGCTGCTCGGGAACAAACTCGGTCAACATGAATATTGGCTTACCCACTATTGCTGTGACCAGTGCAACTACTGGTAGCAATACAGCCCTCAGCGGTACATTTTGTCCTGGCAGTTCCTTTGGAGTGAGCACTACACCCTCTTTGGAAGGTCTCTCTGCAACCTATTTATGGAACGGTCCGAATGGATTCAGCAGTACTAGCCAGAGCTTTACTATGACTAATGTAACTTACACTATGACAGGCACATACAGTGTAACTGCTACGCTGTCGGGAGCCTGTACCGGCGCCATTACTGCAAGTAAACAAATTCAAATTACGAAACCTCTTGTGAGTCTTTACAGTCAGTCAACCGATAAAGCATCCTATGGCAATCAATACTGTCCGGGTACCTCTTTCGACATGTATCCAATTTTCTTCAATGGTCCAAATGGGTTTCCCTCAAGTCGATCAACACTTACCTATCAATGGAGCGGTCCAAATGGCTTCACCAGCTCTGCGAAGCAGCCAACCATACCTACTGCCAGTACTCTGGCTTCTGGAACATATAACCTAACAGTCAATGTTTCAGGCGAATGCAGTGGTACCTATTCAAATGCTCAAGGTATTACTATCGGCAAGCCCATTAGTTATATTTCGGCCTATCCCTTAGCAGGAATGTCTCCCGCCACTGATACGTATTGCCCGGGGGCAACTATATTCCTATCGGCCTATAACTCAATTGATAGTACATCTGTAGCCTCCTACCATTGGAAAGGTCCAAACGGTTTTACTAGTTCGGCCCAAAGGCTGACACTTGTCAACGCAACTACAGCTATGTCTGGTGTCTACAGCCTGACGACAGTTTATACAGGCCAGTGTGCTGGCACACGAGTTAGTTTTGCAAATGTCATTATACAATCGGCGACAATGCAAATTGGTGTTTTCAGATCGAATGGTGGTGGTGGAGGTACTCCTCCACTTTGTCTTGGCAACACATATCGATTGGCGCCCAATGCCATGGCGTATAACTCTAATGATGTATTGACTCAAAACAGTTATGAATGGACATTGCCAGACGGTAGTACGTCTACTTCTCCCTCATTAAGTATCTCAAGTGCCAGTGCAGCCAATGCCGGACTTTACATTTTAAAAACTACGTTTGGCGGTGCTTGTGCTTCTGCCATTACCCGCGATACAGCTAGTATAACCGTAGGAATAACGGCACCTAAAATTTGGACTAGCAACTCATTTATTGCCAGCGGCCGATCAACAGTTCTGTACGCAGATAAGTGCATTGGGTCAGATGTTCAATGGTCGGATGGCCAAATGGGCCGTTCAATCATTGTCACACCAAATCAGACGACTATCTATACGGCAACCTGTTTGGGATATGAAGGCTGTGTGAGTCCCCCTTCCGCTCCACTAACAGTTCGGATTAGTGACCAACCTGAAACGGATTTGAGTCTACAACTCTCTGTCAACAACCGCATAGCAGTTATAGGTAAACCCATTACCATGACACTAACTATTAATAACAGTAGCAGTCAGGAAGCTCATAATGTACAGATCGAAAGCCGATTGCCTGCCCTAATGGCAGTTGTCAATGCAGGCAGCTTTCAAGCAGATGGAACAGTTATACGTGCCTTAGTCACCAATATTCCAGCTAATGGTTCAGTGGACCTATATTGTGAAGTAGCCCCAACAATAACTGGAGTGTTCAGATTAGCAGCTCAGATAACAGGTACCGACAACCCTGATCCTGATTCGGCTCCTGCCAGTGGCACCAATGACGGTCAAGACGACGTAGCCTGGATTGATCTGCGAACGACTGAACCTGGCTCTACTATCAGCGAATCACCTGAACCAAATCCAGCTTATTTACCATCACCTAAGGTCGATAAGATAGTATTACCAGATGAACTGGTTGATCTGAGTTTGACAACATTAGTAAGCAATGCTGCGCCTTCACTTAATGAGCTCATTACAGTTACCCTTCTGGTCGATAATTACAATAATACTCGCTTACTGAGTCCAGAAGTCACTTGTCTTTTGCCAGCGGGATTGACGTTCGTAGACGGCAAAGGCATGGTTGCAACAGGTCAGCAAATTGTCTTAACAGGTGGACAGTATTTTCCTAAATGGCCACAGGCATTTACGTTTCAGGTACAGGCAACTGGCCCAATAAATGAGCCCATTAAAGCACGAATCAGCCATTGTGATTGGGAAGACATAGATTCTGATCCAACCAACGGTTTTGATACTGGCGAAGACGATACAGCGCAGATAAGTTTGCGACTGAAGTAA